A DNA window from Undibacterium sp. YM2 contains the following coding sequences:
- a CDS encoding glutamate-5-semialdehyde dehydrogenase: MDIKHYMNDLGIRARAASRAMAKADTAAKNKALSLIAAAIRREAAALRAANELDLAAAKAAGMEAAMLDRLTLSDKAIATMAEGLEQIVSLADPIGEISNMKYRPTGIQVGQMRVPLGVIGIIYEARPNVTVDAAGLCIKSGNATILRGGSEAIHCNQALAKLVKEGLAGASLPADAVQIVETTDRAAVGELITMPQYVDVIVPRGGKGLIARLMQEATVPMIKHLDGICHVYIDDKADLKKAVDVAFNAKCHRYGTCNTMETLLVAQGVAAQVLPPLAELYAGKQVELRCDEAATAILAGYSHLAKATEEDWSTEYLAPILAIKVVADLDEAITHINDYSSKHTESIITEDYSRALRFLREVDSASVMVNASTRFADGFEYGLGAEIGISNDKLHARGPVGLEGLTSMKYVVFGHGEVRQ; the protein is encoded by the coding sequence ATGGATATCAAGCACTACATGAATGACCTCGGCATCCGTGCCCGCGCAGCATCGCGCGCCATGGCCAAAGCCGACACCGCCGCCAAGAACAAGGCCCTGTCCCTGATCGCTGCCGCCATCAGGCGTGAGGCTGCCGCTTTGCGCGCCGCCAATGAGCTGGACCTGGCCGCAGCCAAAGCAGCAGGCATGGAAGCCGCGATGCTCGACAGGCTGACCTTGTCAGATAAGGCGATTGCCACCATGGCCGAAGGCCTGGAACAGATCGTTAGCCTGGCTGACCCTATCGGTGAAATCTCGAACATGAAATACCGCCCCACCGGCATACAGGTAGGGCAAATGCGCGTGCCGCTGGGCGTCATCGGCATTATTTACGAAGCACGCCCAAATGTGACGGTAGATGCCGCCGGCCTGTGCATCAAGAGTGGCAACGCCACCATCTTGCGCGGCGGTTCTGAAGCCATCCATTGCAATCAGGCCCTGGCGAAACTGGTCAAGGAAGGCCTGGCTGGTGCCAGTTTGCCTGCCGATGCTGTACAGATCGTTGAGACCACAGACCGCGCTGCCGTTGGTGAACTGATCACCATGCCGCAGTATGTTGATGTCATCGTCCCGCGTGGCGGCAAAGGCCTGATTGCGCGTCTGATGCAAGAGGCGACAGTGCCCATGATCAAGCATCTCGATGGCATCTGTCACGTGTATATCGATGACAAGGCTGACCTCAAAAAAGCAGTGGATGTGGCATTCAATGCCAAGTGCCACCGCTACGGCACCTGCAACACGATGGAGACTTTGCTGGTCGCGCAAGGCGTCGCGGCCCAGGTCTTGCCCCCACTGGCTGAGCTGTATGCAGGCAAACAGGTAGAATTGCGTTGCGATGAAGCCGCCACTGCGATACTGGCAGGCTATTCGCATCTGGCGAAAGCAACAGAAGAAGACTGGAGCACTGAATACCTGGCACCTATTCTGGCAATAAAAGTAGTGGCTGATCTGGATGAAGCCATCACGCATATCAATGATTATTCATCCAAGCATACAGAATCCATCATCACAGAAGACTATAGCCGCGCCCTGCGTTTCTTGCGCGAAGTTGATTCCGCCTCGGTGATGGTGAATGCCTCCACCCGCTTTGCTGACGGTTTTGAATATGGCCTGGGTGCAGAGATCGGCATCTCGAATGACAAGCTGCATGCACGCGGCCCGGTAGGGCTGGAGGGGCTGACTTCGATGAAGTATGTGGTTTTTGGTCACGGTGAAGTACGTCAATAA
- a CDS encoding CopD family protein has product MLWVKVFHILFVTSWFAGLFYMPRILVNLAMENHPPTTERLLLMARKLYRFMTVLAVLALIFGLWLWQGYGIGKGPGNGWLHAKLTLVILLIGYHHACGSLLKKFEKGVNQRSHVWFRWFNEVPVILLLAILILVVVKPF; this is encoded by the coding sequence ATGCTCTGGGTTAAAGTTTTCCACATCCTGTTTGTCACTTCCTGGTTCGCTGGCCTGTTTTATATGCCACGCATCCTGGTTAATCTGGCGATGGAAAACCATCCGCCGACGACAGAGCGTCTGTTACTGATGGCGCGCAAGCTGTATCGTTTCATGACGGTATTGGCAGTGCTGGCATTGATCTTCGGCCTGTGGTTATGGCAAGGCTATGGCATAGGCAAGGGGCCGGGTAATGGCTGGCTGCATGCCAAGCTGACGTTGGTGATCTTGCTGATAGGTTATCACCACGCCTGTGGCAGCTTGTTGAAAAAGTTTGAGAAGGGTGTAAACCAGCGCAGCCATGTCTGGTTCCGCTGGTTTAATGAAGTGCCGGTGATATTGTTGCTGGCGATATTGATATTGGTAGTCGTCAAACCTTTCTAG
- a CDS encoding class I SAM-dependent RNA methyltransferase has translation MTRYSYFCPCPRGLEIALAEELGEIAALDKTMAVHNQVPGGVHCSGSLHDGWRINLHSRIASRVLMRMAHSGYTNENDIYDLVLAQPWEDWFGYHHTIRVDVTAVKSPLKSLDFATLKIKDAICDRFRDQFTQRPSVNTKNPDMRIVGFMDARNFTVYLDISGEPLFKRGWRLETGDAPLRENLAAGLLRTAGWKPGTPLFDPMCGSGTILIEAAQILAGIPPGLKREFAFEKMHQFDADAWAQIKASAKPHPLPAEPTIFGSDISGDMIVMTRNNLNKAGIRFDVPLKQIEAQEIKAPTTEPGILLTNPPYGERIGVRGDSTMEEDDMARDFFSAFSTTLKQRFAGWSVFLFTADLGLPKMLRLKESRKTPFFNGALECRLFRFDMVAGFNRREEAKPKDIAE, from the coding sequence ATGACGCGTTATTCTTATTTTTGCCCGTGCCCACGTGGCCTGGAAATAGCCCTGGCTGAAGAGCTGGGTGAAATTGCAGCCCTGGATAAAACCATGGCTGTCCACAATCAGGTGCCGGGTGGCGTGCATTGCTCAGGTAGCCTGCATGATGGCTGGCGTATCAACCTGCATTCACGCATAGCCTCGCGCGTGCTGATGCGTATGGCGCACTCTGGCTATACCAATGAAAACGATATTTATGACCTGGTGCTGGCCCAGCCATGGGAAGACTGGTTTGGCTATCACCACACTATCCGTGTCGATGTCACCGCAGTCAAATCACCTTTGAAGAGCCTGGACTTTGCCACGCTCAAAATCAAGGATGCGATCTGCGACCGTTTCCGCGACCAGTTCACCCAGCGCCCGTCGGTCAATACCAAGAACCCTGACATGCGCATCGTCGGTTTTATGGATGCACGTAACTTCACGGTGTATCTGGATATCTCTGGCGAGCCTTTGTTCAAGCGCGGCTGGCGTCTGGAAACCGGTGACGCGCCCTTGCGTGAGAATCTGGCAGCGGGCTTGCTGCGCACCGCAGGCTGGAAGCCGGGTACACCTTTGTTTGACCCCATGTGCGGTTCTGGCACCATCCTCATTGAAGCTGCACAAATCCTGGCAGGCATACCACCGGGCTTGAAGCGTGAATTCGCCTTCGAAAAAATGCATCAGTTCGATGCCGATGCCTGGGCACAGATCAAGGCCAGCGCCAAACCACACCCTCTGCCTGCAGAGCCAACGATTTTTGGCAGTGACATTTCTGGCGACATGATCGTCATGACACGCAATAACCTGAACAAGGCGGGCATACGTTTTGACGTGCCACTGAAGCAGATAGAAGCGCAGGAAATCAAGGCACCAACGACAGAGCCAGGCATCTTGCTGACCAACCCGCCTTACGGTGAGCGTATCGGTGTACGTGGTGACAGCACGATGGAAGAAGATGATATGGCCAGGGATTTCTTCAGTGCCTTCAGTACCACACTCAAGCAGCGCTTTGCTGGCTGGAGTGTGTTCCTGTTCACCGCTGATCTGGGCTTGCCCAAGATGTTGCGTTTGAAAGAGTCACGCAAGACCCCATTCTTCAATGGCGCGCTGGAATGCCGTTTGTTCCGCTTTGACATGGTGGCAGGTTTTAACCGCAGGGAAGAAGCCAAACCCAAAGATATAGCTGAATAA
- a CDS encoding NAD-dependent succinate-semialdehyde dehydrogenase yields the protein MALESTAKQLNLKDPSLLRNQAYINGEWVTGTASFEVNNPSTLAILGTVPNLEASHTEAAIKAAQVAFPLWAAKTGKERATLMRKWFDLMIENADDLAAIMTAEQGKPLAEAKGEVIYGASFIEWFAEEAKRVSGDVMASTWSDKRMVVLKQPIGVCASITPWNFPIAMITRKVAPAVAAGCSIVIKPAEQTPLSALAMAELAHRAGIPAGIINIVTADSEQSIAVGKVLCDSPVVRHLSFTGSTPVGRILMRQSAQTVKKLALELGGHAPFIVFEDADLDAAVEGALQSKFRNSGQTCVCTNRFYAHESIYDAFVEKLSAGAKKIKVGDGFATGINQGPMIDAQAVAKVEEHVADALKQGASLQAGGKLLEAGKLFYEPTVLSNVTSGMLIMNEETFGPVAAVVKFKTEEEAIAAANNTDFGLASYFYSRDIGRVWRVAEKLEYGMVGINTGLISNEVAPFGGVKQSGLGREGSKYGMDEYLEMKYLCMGGI from the coding sequence ATGGCACTGGAATCAACCGCCAAACAACTGAATTTGAAAGACCCGTCCTTATTACGCAACCAGGCCTACATCAATGGCGAGTGGGTCACAGGCACAGCCAGTTTTGAAGTGAATAATCCTTCCACGCTGGCAATACTGGGTACAGTCCCTAATCTGGAAGCCAGCCATACCGAGGCTGCCATCAAGGCCGCGCAAGTGGCCTTCCCGCTCTGGGCCGCAAAAACCGGCAAAGAACGTGCGACGCTCATGCGCAAGTGGTTTGACCTCATGATAGAGAATGCCGACGACCTGGCTGCCATCATGACGGCAGAGCAGGGCAAGCCACTGGCTGAGGCCAAGGGTGAGGTCATTTACGGTGCCAGCTTCATAGAATGGTTTGCTGAAGAAGCCAAGCGCGTATCTGGCGATGTCATGGCCTCAACCTGGAGCGACAAGCGCATGGTCGTCCTGAAGCAGCCTATTGGTGTCTGCGCTTCCATCACGCCATGGAATTTCCCTATCGCCATGATCACCCGTAAGGTGGCACCTGCGGTGGCGGCGGGCTGTTCCATCGTCATCAAGCCTGCCGAGCAGACGCCTTTGTCTGCGCTGGCCATGGCAGAGCTGGCACACAGGGCAGGCATACCGGCAGGTATCATCAATATCGTCACGGCTGACTCTGAGCAATCCATTGCTGTTGGCAAAGTCTTGTGCGACAGCCCGGTTGTACGGCACTTGTCCTTCACAGGTTCAACGCCGGTAGGCCGCATCCTCATGCGTCAATCTGCCCAGACAGTCAAAAAGCTGGCGCTGGAACTGGGCGGCCATGCTCCGTTCATCGTGTTTGAAGATGCTGACCTGGATGCTGCCGTCGAAGGTGCGCTGCAATCAAAATTCCGTAATTCCGGCCAGACCTGCGTCTGCACCAACCGCTTTTATGCGCATGAATCAATTTACGATGCCTTTGTTGAAAAATTGTCAGCCGGTGCTAAAAAGATCAAGGTGGGCGATGGTTTTGCCACTGGCATCAACCAGGGGCCGATGATCGATGCGCAGGCAGTCGCCAAGGTAGAAGAGCATGTGGCCGATGCCCTCAAGCAAGGTGCAAGCTTACAGGCTGGCGGCAAATTGCTGGAAGCTGGCAAACTTTTTTATGAACCAACCGTGCTGTCGAATGTCACATCTGGCATGTTGATCATGAATGAAGAAACCTTTGGCCCGGTGGCCGCAGTCGTCAAGTTCAAGACTGAAGAAGAAGCCATTGCCGCCGCGAATAACACTGACTTTGGCCTGGCATCCTACTTTTATTCACGTGACATAGGCCGTGTCTGGCGGGTTGCTGAAAAACTGGAATATGGCATGGTAGGCATCAATACCGGCCTGATCTCAAATGAAGTAGCACCGTTTGGCGGCGTCAAACAATCCGGCCTGGGGCGTGAAGGCTCCAAATATGGCATGGATGAATACCTGGAAATGAAATACCTTTGCATGGGGGGCATCTGA
- a CDS encoding multidrug effflux MFS transporter, translated as MSSATKISNAGLATLLAALAMLGPFSIDTYLPAFPNIQATLHASALEVQQTLTAYMLSFAVMTLWHGALSDAFGRRNVILVALAVFAVASFGCASVHSIHYLWGFRILQGVSAGAGMVVGRAIIRDLYAGAPAERLLSLVTMIFSIAPAIAPILGGWIVSFLSWRAIFLLLFGYTVVLWWACYKRLPESLPMDKRQPFSAEFLWVSYKKVFKSPLFHLKAGTIAFNFAGLFLYVSAAPAFITQHLHLGPDQFGWQFVPSVGGIFFGALAANRLAGKMTVWKQVSIGFCFLLGASLFNVIFHYFSPPILLWSVTPLFFYTFGMSLVAPGATLLVLDLFPNIRGIVASCQSATVTLLGAVIAGIVAPALDHSVLTLALGQFACAGIGAIMWFTGRAYWRAMTAQQQNAWETID; from the coding sequence ATGTCCTCTGCAACCAAGATCAGCAATGCTGGCCTGGCGACCTTACTGGCTGCCCTGGCCATGCTTGGTCCGTTCTCGATTGATACTTACCTCCCGGCTTTCCCCAATATCCAAGCTACCCTGCATGCGAGTGCACTGGAAGTACAGCAGACCCTGACAGCTTATATGCTGTCCTTTGCCGTCATGACCTTATGGCATGGCGCTTTGTCAGACGCATTTGGCAGGCGCAATGTGATACTGGTGGCACTGGCGGTATTTGCCGTGGCCAGCTTTGGTTGTGCTTCTGTGCACAGCATTCATTACCTGTGGGGCTTCCGTATCCTGCAAGGCGTGTCTGCCGGGGCTGGCATGGTAGTGGGGCGTGCCATTATCCGAGACTTGTATGCAGGTGCCCCGGCTGAGCGTCTGCTGTCGCTTGTCACCATGATATTCTCTATCGCGCCGGCGATTGCGCCCATATTGGGTGGCTGGATAGTCAGTTTCCTGAGCTGGCGGGCGATTTTTCTGTTGTTGTTTGGCTATACCGTGGTCTTGTGGTGGGCTTGCTACAAGCGTTTGCCTGAATCCCTGCCTATGGACAAGCGCCAGCCTTTCAGCGCCGAATTTTTATGGGTCAGTTATAAAAAAGTATTCAAGTCTCCACTGTTTCACTTGAAGGCTGGCACTATTGCTTTTAATTTTGCCGGTCTTTTCCTGTATGTGTCAGCGGCACCTGCCTTTATCACCCAGCATTTGCACCTGGGGCCGGACCAGTTTGGCTGGCAATTTGTGCCCTCTGTCGGCGGCATCTTTTTTGGCGCACTGGCAGCCAACCGCCTGGCAGGCAAAATGACGGTATGGAAACAGGTCAGCATAGGCTTTTGCTTTCTGCTTGGCGCATCCTTGTTCAATGTCATCTTCCATTATTTTTCTCCACCTATACTCCTGTGGTCGGTGACACCCCTGTTTTTCTATACTTTTGGCATGTCACTGGTGGCGCCTGGGGCGACTCTGCTGGTACTGGACTTGTTCCCGAATATACGTGGCATCGTTGCTTCCTGCCAGTCGGCCACGGTGACACTATTGGGTGCAGTGATTGCCGGCATTGTTGCGCCAGCTCTTGATCATTCTGTTCTGACGCTGGCATTAGGTCAATTTGCGTGTGCCGGCATAGGTGCCATCATGTGGTTCACGGGCCGGGCTTATTGGCGTGCGATGACAGCGCAACAACAAAATGCCTGGGAAACTATTGACTGA
- a CDS encoding porin, with protein sequence MKKSIFALALMGAFSGAAFAQSTVTIYGVVDVGFQSLDNGTPAGRFNKIQSGQEAGSRIGFKGVEDLGGGLKANFVLEQGVQVDTGESDQGRTFGRRSTVGLSGDFGAVDFGRDKSPTLKYFDNFDPFGSALINNGNGVRALYFVGGSATVAGVNANSTGRVSNSVFYYTPGNLSGFSAAAQYGFGEAAGDNSAGRSLGLTLGYKVDALEVGFNYLKDNAQDAKLFTNAKKGVSVAASYDFGVAKPVFIYQKTTDDLTLEKKAYTLAVTVPVDANSKVFAGFTQLKNSTPFNATSQVGDAKQIAIAYNYALSKRTDLYTAFARLTQDANSKELAAVNGASVKEFTAGVRHQF encoded by the coding sequence ATGAAAAAATCAATCTTCGCACTCGCTCTGATGGGTGCTTTCTCTGGCGCGGCTTTCGCACAATCTACAGTGACTATCTACGGTGTTGTAGACGTTGGCTTCCAAAGCCTGGACAACGGTACTCCAGCTGGTCGCTTCAACAAGATCCAAAGTGGTCAAGAAGCAGGTTCCCGTATCGGCTTCAAAGGCGTTGAAGATCTGGGCGGCGGTTTGAAAGCAAACTTCGTTCTGGAGCAAGGCGTTCAGGTTGATACAGGCGAATCCGATCAAGGCCGTACTTTTGGTCGTCGTTCTACAGTTGGTCTGTCTGGCGATTTCGGTGCAGTTGATTTCGGCCGTGACAAGTCTCCAACTCTGAAATACTTCGACAACTTCGATCCGTTCGGTTCCGCTCTGATCAACAATGGTAATGGCGTTCGCGCACTGTACTTCGTTGGTGGCTCTGCAACTGTTGCTGGCGTTAATGCTAACTCCACAGGCCGCGTAAGCAATTCCGTTTTCTACTACACACCAGGTAACCTGAGTGGTTTCTCTGCTGCTGCACAATACGGTTTCGGCGAAGCTGCTGGTGATAACTCTGCAGGCCGTTCCCTGGGTTTGACCCTGGGTTACAAAGTTGACGCTCTGGAAGTTGGCTTCAACTACCTGAAAGACAATGCACAAGACGCAAAACTGTTCACAAACGCCAAAAAAGGTGTTTCTGTTGCAGCTTCTTACGACTTCGGCGTTGCCAAGCCAGTATTCATCTATCAAAAAACGACAGACGACCTGACTCTGGAAAAGAAAGCATACACTCTGGCAGTAACAGTTCCTGTTGATGCAAACAGCAAAGTATTTGCTGGTTTCACACAACTGAAAAACTCCACACCATTCAACGCAACTAGCCAAGTTGGCGATGCAAAACAAATCGCTATCGCTTACAACTATGCTCTGTCCAAGCGTACAGACCTGTACACAGCGTTTGCACGTCTGACACAAGATGCTAATTCCAAGGAATTGGCAGCTGTGAATGGCGCATCCGTTAAAGAATTTACTGCTGGCGTACGTCACCAGTTCTAA
- a CDS encoding homoserine kinase has protein sequence MAVFTPVSLEDLGLWMQQFPLGKALSIKGIASGIENSNFFINTEAGEFVLTIFENLSFEQLPFYLKLMRHLADHGVLVPAPIANDQGELVVALHGKPAAIVSKLEGSSQMEPQAVHCAEVGAMLARMHIAGKDFSIQQPNLRSLDWWHETTPKVLPFLTDELQHLLRAEVHFQDAFDSTPIYRALPRGPVHADLFRNNVMFDGERLTGFFDFYFAGCDTWIFDVAVTVNDWCIDVATGVLDEARVLALLNAYHAVRPFTKEEGIAWQPMLRAAALRFWLSRLYDFYQPRDAEMLTPHDPTHFERILRLRESGRVPALPVNT, from the coding sequence ATGGCAGTTTTTACACCGGTAAGTCTGGAAGACCTTGGCCTCTGGATGCAGCAATTCCCTTTGGGTAAGGCCCTAAGCATCAAAGGTATCGCCTCAGGCATAGAAAACAGTAATTTCTTTATCAATACAGAGGCAGGTGAGTTTGTATTGACGATATTTGAAAACCTGAGTTTTGAGCAGCTGCCTTTCTATCTGAAACTCATGCGTCACCTGGCGGATCATGGCGTACTGGTGCCCGCACCTATTGCCAATGATCAGGGTGAGTTAGTAGTTGCTTTGCATGGCAAGCCCGCGGCTATTGTCAGCAAGCTTGAAGGCAGTTCACAAATGGAGCCGCAGGCAGTGCATTGTGCGGAAGTCGGCGCGATGCTGGCACGCATGCATATTGCAGGTAAGGATTTCAGCATACAGCAACCTAATTTGCGTTCGCTGGACTGGTGGCATGAGACCACACCCAAGGTTTTGCCTTTCCTGACAGATGAGTTGCAGCACTTGTTGCGTGCCGAAGTTCATTTCCAGGACGCTTTCGACAGCACGCCAATTTACCGTGCCTTGCCACGGGGCCCCGTGCATGCAGACTTGTTCCGCAATAATGTGATGTTCGACGGCGAGCGCCTGACCGGTTTCTTTGATTTTTATTTCGCCGGTTGTGATACCTGGATTTTTGATGTGGCCGTAACCGTCAATGACTGGTGTATTGACGTCGCCACCGGCGTGCTGGATGAGGCGCGCGTGCTGGCCTTGCTGAACGCTTACCATGCAGTGCGCCCTTTCACCAAAGAAGAGGGCATTGCCTGGCAACCCATGTTGCGTGCAGCGGCTTTGCGTTTCTGGTTGTCGCGTCTGTATGATTTTTACCAGCCCAGGGATGCAGAGATGCTGACCCCGCATGATCCTACGCATTTTGAACGCATTTTGCGCCTGCGTGAATCGGGTCGTGTGCCAGCATTGCCTGTCAATACATGA
- a CDS encoding BPSS1780 family membrane protein, whose translation MKTVDARSGWTWVARGFALFRQRPAELISLFFLWMMLTQLLKFIPVAGQFLSLFLFPVFSVGLMQACLLVENEQRITPSLLFTGFKSQHRMALLGSGVFRILAIFVTGLLSDALADGDIEAFVKIMQTAGPMDANALQQAFPFKGIFFSVLFYIPFAMAFWYSVPLMVWQRMSLMKSMFYSFFAVLHSWKAFIVYVLGLYGVMILVSPFALIFAGIDIYVAALMLAALSFLIFVIAYCSSYPTYTDVFGKPDAGDQPAA comes from the coding sequence ATGAAAACAGTAGATGCAAGGTCAGGCTGGACCTGGGTGGCCCGGGGTTTTGCGCTATTCCGTCAACGGCCCGCAGAGTTGATCAGCTTGTTTTTCTTATGGATGATGCTGACTCAATTGCTGAAGTTCATTCCTGTCGCAGGGCAATTCCTGAGCCTGTTTTTGTTCCCTGTATTTTCAGTCGGGCTTATGCAAGCCTGTTTGCTGGTAGAAAATGAGCAGAGAATAACGCCCAGCTTGCTTTTCACTGGTTTTAAATCTCAGCACAGGATGGCTTTGCTGGGGTCAGGTGTCTTTCGTATATTGGCCATATTTGTAACGGGCTTACTTTCTGATGCACTGGCTGACGGAGATATCGAGGCCTTCGTAAAAATTATGCAAACCGCCGGACCTATGGATGCGAATGCGCTGCAGCAAGCTTTTCCTTTCAAGGGCATTTTCTTTTCGGTCCTGTTTTATATTCCATTTGCGATGGCATTTTGGTACAGCGTTCCGTTGATGGTATGGCAGCGAATGTCGCTGATGAAATCCATGTTCTACAGTTTCTTTGCCGTACTCCATTCCTGGAAAGCCTTCATTGTCTATGTCCTTGGCTTGTATGGTGTGATGATACTGGTCAGCCCGTTTGCACTCATTTTTGCAGGAATAGATATTTATGTTGCAGCACTTATGCTTGCGGCATTGTCATTTCTTATTTTTGTTATCGCTTATTGCTCTTCTTATCCGACTTACACAGATGTTTTTGGCAAGCCGGATGCAGGAGATCAGCCTGCTGCCTGA
- a CDS encoding OsmC family protein, whose product MEATVRWTGSSGMSFLAETGSGHAVLMDGAPDGGGRNLAPRPMEMVLLGTGGCSAYDVVLILRKGKQDIRGCDVKLTAERAETEPKVFTKINFHFVVRGRQLKANLVERAIKLSHEKYCSASIMLEKTAEMTHSFEIIEDLDLPSEHQAAG is encoded by the coding sequence ATGGAAGCAACAGTACGCTGGACAGGGTCGTCCGGCATGTCTTTTCTGGCAGAAACCGGTTCCGGTCATGCTGTATTAATGGATGGCGCACCTGATGGCGGCGGCCGTAATCTTGCGCCCCGCCCTATGGAAATGGTATTGCTGGGCACAGGTGGCTGCTCGGCTTATGATGTGGTGCTGATTTTGCGCAAGGGCAAGCAAGATATCCGTGGCTGTGACGTCAAGCTGACAGCCGAACGTGCGGAAACCGAACCCAAGGTATTCACCAAGATCAATTTTCACTTCGTCGTGCGTGGCCGTCAGTTGAAAGCCAACCTGGTTGAACGCGCTATCAAGCTGTCACATGAAAAATACTGCTCTGCATCAATCATGCTGGAAAAGACAGCAGAAATGACACATAGCTTTGAGATCATCGAAGACCTGGATCTGCCTTCAGAACATCAGGCAGCAGGCTGA
- the rplM gene encoding 50S ribosomal protein L13 has product MKTFSAKGHEVQRDWFVIDATDKVLGRVASEVALRLRGKHKPEFTPHVDTGDFIVVVNAGKLRVTGTKALNKTYYRHTGYPGGIYETNFQKMQERFPGRALEKAVKGMLPKGPLGYAMIKKLKVYADATHPHAAQQPQVLDI; this is encoded by the coding sequence ATGAAAACCTTTTCCGCTAAGGGCCATGAGGTTCAGCGCGACTGGTTCGTGATTGACGCGACAGATAAAGTACTCGGACGTGTTGCCAGCGAAGTGGCACTCCGTTTACGCGGCAAACATAAACCAGAATTTACACCACACGTAGACACAGGCGATTTTATCGTTGTTGTTAACGCAGGCAAACTGCGCGTGACTGGTACTAAAGCTCTGAACAAAACATACTACCGTCACACTGGTTATCCAGGCGGTATCTATGAAACAAATTTCCAGAAAATGCAAGAGCGTTTTCCAGGTCGTGCACTCGAGAAAGCTGTTAAAGGCATGTTGCCTAAAGGCCCACTCGGCTATGCAATGATCAAGAAGCTGAAAGTCTATGCAGATGCAACACATCCGCACGCAGCTCAGCAACCACAAGTACTCGACATCTAA
- the rpsI gene encoding 30S ribosomal protein S9, with the protein MIGNYNYGTGRRKSAVARVFLKSGSGKIVVNGKPANEYFSRETGLMVIRQPLELTNNLETFDIMVNVHGGGESGQSGAVRHGITRALIDYDATLKSELSKAGFVTRDAREVERKKVGLRKARRAKQFSKR; encoded by the coding sequence ATGATCGGTAATTACAACTACGGAACTGGCCGTCGCAAGAGCGCAGTTGCTCGCGTATTCCTGAAATCCGGCAGCGGCAAGATCGTTGTCAACGGCAAACCGGCTAACGAGTATTTCTCTCGTGAAACTGGCCTGATGGTCATCCGTCAACCTCTGGAACTGACTAATAATCTCGAAACATTCGACATTATGGTTAACGTTCACGGTGGTGGCGAATCCGGCCAATCCGGTGCTGTTCGTCACGGTATCACTCGTGCCCTGATCGACTACGATGCAACTTTGAAATCTGAATTGTCCAAAGCTGGCTTCGTTACTCGTGATGCTCGCGAAGTTGAACGTAAAAAAGTTGGTCTGCGCAAAGCACGTCGCGCAAAACAATTCTCCAAGCGTTAA